One segment of Coffea arabica cultivar ET-39 chromosome 7c, Coffea Arabica ET-39 HiFi, whole genome shotgun sequence DNA contains the following:
- the LOC113698888 gene encoding exocyst complex component EXO70E2-like isoform X2, which yields MRWEANQSMIWDCGPDEAYEYLRAVDEGRKLTESLESLNLAKDSEEDGFLHRAHDVLQTAMVRLEEEFKHLLVQNRQPFEPEHMSFRSSEDDTIDDGSIVSYGDESVEDVVQRDSISRGSEEYIIELVHPDVIPDLKSIASLMFVSNYGRECSQAYVSVRKDALDDCLFILEVEKLSIEDVLKMEWNTLNSKIRRWVRAMKIFVRVYLASERWLSDQIFGELESVSLACFAESSKASILQLLNFGEAIAIGPYQPEKLIRILDMYEVLADLLTDIDALYMGATESSVRTECQDVLRRLGDCAKATFLELENAVATNISANAFPGGGIHHLTRYVMNYIRTLADYGKTLDVVLKDHEKEDHVSTSPDMSPVSEEDNSSCESSSASPVALHFRSLLSILECNLEDKSKLYRDESLRHLFLMNNIHYMAEKAKSSELRNVLGDEWIRKHNWKFQLHAMNYERATWSSILSLLRDEGIQNPGSTSISRTLLKERLQSFYLAFEEVYKSQTGWCIPDSQLREDLRISTSLKVIQAYRTFVGRNTNHISEKHIKYNADDLEHYLLDFFEGSPKSLHGSHRK from the coding sequence ATGAGATGGGAGGCGAATCAATCTATGATATGGGATTGTGGCCCTGACGAAGCTTATGAATATTTGAGGGCTGTTGATGAAGGTCGTAAGTTGACCGAGAGTTTGGAAAGTTTGAATCTTGCCAAAGATAGTGAAGAGGATGGGTTTCTGCACCGGGCTCATGATGTTCTTCAGACTGCAATGGTTAGGCTTGAGGAGGAGTTCAAGCATTTGCTTGTCCAGAACAGACAGCCTTTTGAGCCAGAGCACATGTCTTTTCGCTCAAGTGAAGATGATACCATAGATGATGGCTCCATTGTCTCCTATGGGGATGAGTCGGTGGAGGATGTGGTGCAGAGAGACAGTATCAGCAGGGGCTCAGAGGAATACATAATTGAACTGGTTCATCCAGATGTGATTCCTGACCTCAAATCTATTGCCAGTTTGATGTTTGTTTCAAATTATGGGAGGGAATGTTCTCAGGCTTATGTAAGTGTCCGCAAAGATGCACTTGATGATTGCCTCTTCATCCTTGAAGTGGAGAAATTGAGTATTGAGGATGTACTGAAGATGGAGTGGAATACACTGAACTCAAAGATCAGGAGGTGGGTTCGTGCTATGAAGATTTTTGTGCGTGTTTATCTTGCCAGTGAAAGATGGCTTAGTGATCAGATTTTTGGGGAGCTTGAATCAGTCAGTTTGGCATGCTTTGCTGAGTCATCGAAAGCTTCAATTTTGCAGctcttgaattttggtgaagCAATAGCTATTGGTCCCTATCAACCAGAAAAGTTGATTCGGATTCTTGACATGTATGAGGTGCTTGCAGATCTTTTGACAGATATTGATGCTTTGTATATGGGTGCCACTGAATCAAGTGTTAGAACGGAGTGTCAGGACGTTTTAAGGAGATTGGGAGACTGTGCAAAGGCAACCTTTCTTGAACTCGAGAATGCTGTTGCAACTAACATATCAGCCAATGCTTTTCCTGGTGGTGGAATCCACCATCTCACTAGATATGTTATGAATTACATTAGAACTCTTGCAGATTATGGCAAGACACTTGATGTGGTCCTGAAGGACCATGAGAAGGAAGATCATGTTTCCACTTCACCGGACATGAGCCCAGTTAGTGAAGAGGATAATAGTAGCTGTGAAAGCTCTTCTGCTTCCCCAGTGGCTTTACATTTCCGATCTCTCCTTTCAATTCTGGAGTGCAATCTGGAAGATAAATCCAAGTTGTACAGGGATGAGTCACTGCGGCATCTTTTCCTCATGAATAACATTCATTACATGGCTGAAAAAGCAAAGAGCTCGGAGTTAAGAAATGTACTAGGCGATGAATGGATTCGCAAGCATAATTGGAAATTCCAGCTGCATGCTATGAACTATGAGAGAGCTACTTGGAGCTCTATCCTTTCCTTGCTTAGGGATGAGGGGATACAAAATCCTGGTTCGACTTCTATTTCGAGAACCCTTCTGAAAGAGAGATTGCAGAGCTTTTATCTTGCTTTTGAGGAAGTTTACAAGAGCCAAACTGGTTGGTGTATTCCCGATAGCCAGCTTCGAGAAGATCTTCGAATCTCAACATCCCTCAAGGTAATACAGGCTTATCGGACCTTTGTTGGAAGAAATACTAACCATATAAGTGAAAAGCACATTAAATACAATGCTGATGATTTGGAACATTATCTCTTGGACTTCTTCGAAGGCTCTCCAAAATCTTTGCATGGCAGCCATAGGAAATAG
- the LOC113698888 gene encoding exocyst complex component EXO70E2-like isoform X1, with amino-acid sequence MGECRPPTPILEEEEENLIAAAQNIVKALETNKNLTNDARKILAGLGTQLSSIAKACEEKAEREEEAEEKGLSEIEEQLNRVQDKVMRWEANQSMIWDCGPDEAYEYLRAVDEGRKLTESLESLNLAKDSEEDGFLHRAHDVLQTAMVRLEEEFKHLLVQNRQPFEPEHMSFRSSEDDTIDDGSIVSYGDESVEDVVQRDSISRGSEEYIIELVHPDVIPDLKSIASLMFVSNYGRECSQAYVSVRKDALDDCLFILEVEKLSIEDVLKMEWNTLNSKIRRWVRAMKIFVRVYLASERWLSDQIFGELESVSLACFAESSKASILQLLNFGEAIAIGPYQPEKLIRILDMYEVLADLLTDIDALYMGATESSVRTECQDVLRRLGDCAKATFLELENAVATNISANAFPGGGIHHLTRYVMNYIRTLADYGKTLDVVLKDHEKEDHVSTSPDMSPVSEEDNSSCESSSASPVALHFRSLLSILECNLEDKSKLYRDESLRHLFLMNNIHYMAEKAKSSELRNVLGDEWIRKHNWKFQLHAMNYERATWSSILSLLRDEGIQNPGSTSISRTLLKERLQSFYLAFEEVYKSQTGWCIPDSQLREDLRISTSLKVIQAYRTFVGRNTNHISEKHIKYNADDLEHYLLDFFEGSPKSLHGSHRK; translated from the coding sequence ATGGGTGAATGTCGGCCCCCCACCCCAATcttggaagaagaagaagaaaacttaATTGCTGCAGCTCAAAACATAGTGAAAGCATTAGAAACCAACAAGAACTTGACTAATGATGCCAGGAAAATCTTGGCTGGTCTTGGCACTCAATTATCTTCCATAGCTAAAGCTTGTGAAGAAAAGGCAGAGAGGGAAGAAGAGGCGGAGGAAAAGGGACTTTCTGAGATTGAGGAGCAGCTAAATAGAGTGCAGGATAAGGTCATGAGATGGGAGGCGAATCAATCTATGATATGGGATTGTGGCCCTGACGAAGCTTATGAATATTTGAGGGCTGTTGATGAAGGTCGTAAGTTGACCGAGAGTTTGGAAAGTTTGAATCTTGCCAAAGATAGTGAAGAGGATGGGTTTCTGCACCGGGCTCATGATGTTCTTCAGACTGCAATGGTTAGGCTTGAGGAGGAGTTCAAGCATTTGCTTGTCCAGAACAGACAGCCTTTTGAGCCAGAGCACATGTCTTTTCGCTCAAGTGAAGATGATACCATAGATGATGGCTCCATTGTCTCCTATGGGGATGAGTCGGTGGAGGATGTGGTGCAGAGAGACAGTATCAGCAGGGGCTCAGAGGAATACATAATTGAACTGGTTCATCCAGATGTGATTCCTGACCTCAAATCTATTGCCAGTTTGATGTTTGTTTCAAATTATGGGAGGGAATGTTCTCAGGCTTATGTAAGTGTCCGCAAAGATGCACTTGATGATTGCCTCTTCATCCTTGAAGTGGAGAAATTGAGTATTGAGGATGTACTGAAGATGGAGTGGAATACACTGAACTCAAAGATCAGGAGGTGGGTTCGTGCTATGAAGATTTTTGTGCGTGTTTATCTTGCCAGTGAAAGATGGCTTAGTGATCAGATTTTTGGGGAGCTTGAATCAGTCAGTTTGGCATGCTTTGCTGAGTCATCGAAAGCTTCAATTTTGCAGctcttgaattttggtgaagCAATAGCTATTGGTCCCTATCAACCAGAAAAGTTGATTCGGATTCTTGACATGTATGAGGTGCTTGCAGATCTTTTGACAGATATTGATGCTTTGTATATGGGTGCCACTGAATCAAGTGTTAGAACGGAGTGTCAGGACGTTTTAAGGAGATTGGGAGACTGTGCAAAGGCAACCTTTCTTGAACTCGAGAATGCTGTTGCAACTAACATATCAGCCAATGCTTTTCCTGGTGGTGGAATCCACCATCTCACTAGATATGTTATGAATTACATTAGAACTCTTGCAGATTATGGCAAGACACTTGATGTGGTCCTGAAGGACCATGAGAAGGAAGATCATGTTTCCACTTCACCGGACATGAGCCCAGTTAGTGAAGAGGATAATAGTAGCTGTGAAAGCTCTTCTGCTTCCCCAGTGGCTTTACATTTCCGATCTCTCCTTTCAATTCTGGAGTGCAATCTGGAAGATAAATCCAAGTTGTACAGGGATGAGTCACTGCGGCATCTTTTCCTCATGAATAACATTCATTACATGGCTGAAAAAGCAAAGAGCTCGGAGTTAAGAAATGTACTAGGCGATGAATGGATTCGCAAGCATAATTGGAAATTCCAGCTGCATGCTATGAACTATGAGAGAGCTACTTGGAGCTCTATCCTTTCCTTGCTTAGGGATGAGGGGATACAAAATCCTGGTTCGACTTCTATTTCGAGAACCCTTCTGAAAGAGAGATTGCAGAGCTTTTATCTTGCTTTTGAGGAAGTTTACAAGAGCCAAACTGGTTGGTGTATTCCCGATAGCCAGCTTCGAGAAGATCTTCGAATCTCAACATCCCTCAAGGTAATACAGGCTTATCGGACCTTTGTTGGAAGAAATACTAACCATATAAGTGAAAAGCACATTAAATACAATGCTGATGATTTGGAACATTATCTCTTGGACTTCTTCGAAGGCTCTCCAAAATCTTTGCATGGCAGCCATAGGAAATAG